The proteins below are encoded in one region of Amorphus orientalis:
- a CDS encoding OmpP1/FadL family transporter produces the protein MKRRALFTLVMATTALATSSAAIAGSFALREQSTRGQGLAFAGVAAGSAGLSSLYWNPAWMSERSGLQFEANLSAILPYSNVTPQTGTSPILLGATGTGESGDIASDTLLPSLYASYQLSENAWLGLSTNTPYGLSTKYKDPFPGQVYATSSKVFSFDVNPSFTYAVNDWLSLGAGIQVMYFSTNLQRSLSPVPYAPTATLDGDDVGFGGTAGVTFTPFEGTEIGVGWRSPIELNLEGDLTLQARSGMLPAGTYPIQAGITLPEIVTIGLRHQLTSQLELNAGFEWTNWSRLGTIPVVSTAGPATGATLTNLYFEYDDGYYASLGAEYDFNARWSMRGGLAYEWSPISTSTRDLRLPDADRLHAALGASYTWKDRLTVDLAYTHIFTMGDGDIELTPGNPSYITGLPFVGSVDSGVDLISLGASYRF, from the coding sequence ATGAAGCGACGTGCCCTTTTCACTCTGGTCATGGCAACCACCGCCCTTGCGACGAGCAGCGCCGCCATCGCCGGTTCGTTTGCCCTGCGCGAGCAGAGCACCAGAGGCCAGGGGCTCGCCTTCGCCGGCGTCGCCGCCGGCAGCGCGGGGCTCTCGTCGCTTTACTGGAACCCGGCCTGGATGTCGGAGCGGTCCGGACTGCAGTTCGAAGCGAACCTCAGCGCGATCCTGCCCTACAGCAACGTCACGCCGCAGACCGGCACGAGCCCCATCCTGCTGGGCGCGACCGGAACCGGCGAGAGCGGCGACATCGCCAGCGACACCCTGCTGCCCTCGCTCTACGCAAGCTACCAGCTCAGCGAGAACGCGTGGCTGGGCCTGTCCACCAACACGCCCTACGGCCTCTCGACCAAGTACAAGGATCCGTTTCCCGGCCAGGTCTACGCGACCAGTTCCAAGGTGTTCTCCTTCGACGTGAACCCGAGCTTCACCTACGCGGTGAACGACTGGCTCTCGCTCGGCGCCGGCATCCAGGTGATGTACTTCTCCACCAACCTCCAGCGGTCTCTCTCGCCGGTGCCGTACGCCCCGACGGCGACGCTCGATGGCGACGATGTCGGCTTCGGCGGCACCGCCGGCGTCACCTTCACGCCGTTCGAGGGCACGGAGATCGGCGTCGGGTGGCGGTCGCCGATCGAGCTCAACCTCGAAGGCGATCTGACCCTTCAGGCGCGTTCCGGCATGCTCCCGGCCGGCACCTACCCGATCCAGGCCGGCATCACGCTGCCGGAAATCGTGACCATCGGCCTGCGCCACCAGCTCACGTCCCAGCTCGAGCTGAACGCTGGCTTCGAGTGGACCAACTGGAGCCGGCTCGGAACGATCCCCGTGGTCTCGACGGCCGGCCCGGCGACTGGCGCCACGCTGACCAATCTCTATTTCGAGTACGACGACGGCTACTACGCTTCGCTCGGCGCCGAGTACGACTTCAACGCGCGCTGGTCGATGCGCGGCGGCCTCGCCTACGAATGGTCGCCAATCTCCACCTCGACCCGCGACCTGCGCCTGCCTGACGCCGACCGCCTGCACGCGGCCCTCGGCGCGTCCTACACCTGGAAGGACCGTCTGACGGTCGATCTCGCCTACACCCACATCTTCACCATGGGCGATGGCGACATCGAACTGACCCCGGGCAATCCGAGCTACATCACTGGCCTGCCCTTCGTGGGCTCGGTGGATTCCGGCGTCGACCTGATCTCGCTCGGCGCCAGCTACCGCTTCTGA
- a CDS encoding GlcG/HbpS family heme-binding protein, producing the protein MRMRACLTEADAVTMMAACRREADKQGYAVSIAIVDDGGALLRLERMDGVSATSATVATRKAGTAGTTGKPSRFWEERVGERQVFLTFPGNLPIIGGVPIIHEGDCVGGIGVSGAPSEIDEQIALAGVSALVGPDAA; encoded by the coding sequence ATGCGGATGCGAGCATGTCTCACAGAGGCGGATGCCGTGACCATGATGGCGGCGTGCCGCCGGGAAGCGGACAAGCAGGGCTATGCGGTCTCCATCGCCATCGTCGACGACGGCGGCGCGCTGCTGCGCCTGGAGCGCATGGACGGGGTCAGCGCGACATCGGCGACCGTTGCGACCCGTAAGGCGGGCACCGCCGGGACCACCGGCAAACCGTCGCGGTTCTGGGAGGAGCGGGTCGGCGAGCGGCAGGTCTTCCTCACCTTTCCCGGCAATCTGCCCATCATCGGCGGCGTGCCGATCATCCATGAGGGTGACTGCGTCGGCGGGATCGGCGTCTCGGGAGCCCCGTCGGAGATCGACGAGCAGATTGCGCTGGCCGGCGTGTCGGCGCTTGTCGGACCGGACGCGGCATAG
- a CDS encoding nuclear transport factor 2 family protein produces the protein MTEELIDRLAIRDLVENWAVWRDAADWERFRTVWAPEGRMMATWFQGTGDEFIAVSKRGFENGVNILHFLGGTSIDLAGNRAIAQTKMTINQRAEVDGVLCDVVCTGRFYDFIEKRDGKWLVVLRQPIYEKDRLDPVDPAAELKLDRELLERFPVGYRHLAYLQTKLGFNVKPDMPGLVGAEVTALYQDGADWLSGKPLAR, from the coding sequence ATGACCGAGGAACTGATCGACCGGCTCGCGATCCGGGATCTGGTGGAGAACTGGGCGGTGTGGCGGGATGCGGCCGACTGGGAGCGCTTCCGTACGGTCTGGGCGCCGGAAGGCCGGATGATGGCGACCTGGTTCCAGGGAACCGGGGACGAGTTCATCGCCGTCAGCAAGCGCGGCTTCGAAAACGGCGTGAACATTCTCCACTTCCTCGGCGGAACGTCGATCGATCTGGCCGGCAATCGCGCGATCGCGCAGACCAAGATGACGATCAACCAGCGCGCCGAGGTCGACGGGGTTCTCTGCGACGTCGTCTGCACCGGCCGTTTCTATGACTTCATCGAAAAGCGCGACGGAAAATGGCTCGTCGTGCTGCGCCAGCCGATCTACGAGAAGGACCGGCTCGATCCGGTCGATCCCGCGGCCGAGCTGAAGCTGGACCGGGAGCTTCTCGAGCGGTTTCCCGTCGGCTACCGGCATCTGGCCTATCTCCAGACCAAGCTGGGCTTCAACGTGAAGCCGGACATGCCCGGTCTCGTCGGCGCCGAGGTGACCGCGCTCTACCAGGACGGCGCAGACTGGCTTTCCGGAAAGCCGCTCGCGCGATAG
- a CDS encoding SDR family NAD(P)-dependent oxidoreductase: MQIEGIAALVTGGGSGLGAATARALAKGGAKVAILDFNEEGARAVAEEISGAAFKCDVSDPDSATAAIDGAAEAHGPARILINCAGIAPAQKIVSKNGVMPLDAFRKGVEVNLIGTFNMLRLFAERAAALEPLATGERGVVVNTASVAAFDGQIGQTSYASSKAGVVGLTLPAAREFASIGIRVCTIAPGIFETAMLKGLPEQVQQSLGEQVPFPSRLGRPDEYAKLALHIVDNEMLNGETIRLDGAIRMAPR; the protein is encoded by the coding sequence ATGCAGATCGAGGGCATTGCGGCACTGGTGACGGGCGGCGGATCCGGTCTGGGAGCCGCGACGGCGCGGGCCCTGGCCAAGGGCGGCGCGAAGGTCGCTATACTCGATTTCAACGAGGAGGGGGCCCGGGCCGTCGCCGAAGAGATTTCCGGGGCCGCATTCAAGTGCGACGTGTCCGATCCCGACAGCGCGACGGCCGCGATCGACGGAGCCGCCGAGGCGCACGGCCCAGCGCGCATTCTCATCAATTGCGCGGGCATCGCGCCGGCCCAGAAAATCGTCTCGAAGAACGGCGTGATGCCGCTGGACGCCTTCCGCAAGGGCGTCGAAGTCAACCTGATCGGTACGTTCAACATGCTGCGGCTGTTCGCTGAGCGCGCCGCGGCGCTCGAGCCGCTCGCCACCGGAGAGCGCGGCGTGGTCGTGAATACGGCCTCCGTCGCAGCCTTTGACGGCCAGATCGGCCAGACGTCCTACGCATCCTCCAAGGCCGGTGTGGTCGGGCTCACGCTGCCCGCCGCCCGCGAGTTCGCCTCCATCGGCATCCGGGTCTGCACGATCGCGCCGGGCATCTTCGAGACCGCGATGCTGAAGGGGCTGCCGGAGCAAGTGCAGCAGAGCCTGGGCGAGCAGGTCCCGTTCCCCTCCCGGCTCGGCCGGCCGGACGAGTACGCCAAGCTGGCGCTGCACATCGTCGACAACGAGATGCTGAACGGCGAGACCATCCGGCTGGACGGCGCCATCCGGATGGCGCCGCGCTGA